In Oryza glaberrima chromosome 8, OglaRS2, whole genome shotgun sequence, the following are encoded in one genomic region:
- the LOC127781124 gene encoding uncharacterized protein LOC127781124 encodes MAAMVVAHVPVFPAPGWCRHSSGWWAFSEVPPAMPCAAAIVSVAPCLAQVAVVAPRACCAAFLRGVSPSGGGGEGCFCHLLRDPLLLVFPVNTARLGALLPTCAAANANASAAAIVEATTLFADTCRGHYRGGDASGLGQEGGEEQVREWWGPAPAPAPEPDPMRRRDDVTAADVAPPQSAPMPTG; translated from the exons ATggcggcaatggtggtggcGCACGTCCCCGTCTTCCCGGCGCCAGGGTGGTGTCGGCACAGCTCCGGGTGGT ggGCGTTCTCGGAGGTGCCGCCAGCGATGCCGTGCGCGGCGGCCATCGTGTCGGTGGCGCCGTGCCTGGCGCAAgtcgcggtggtggcgccgcggGCCTGCTGCGCGGCCTTCCTCCGCGGCGTCTcccccagcggcggcggcggggaggggtgcTTCTGCCACCTGCTCCGCGACCCGCTCCTCCTTGTCTTCCCCGTCAACACCGCGAGGCTCGGCGCGCTCCTCcccacctgcgccgccgccaacgccaacGCCTCCGCGGCCGCCATCGTCGAGGCCACCACGCTCTTCGCCGACACCTGCCGAGGTCATTaccgaggcggcgacgcgagtgGACTGGggcaggagggaggagaggagcaggtCAGGGAGTGGTGGgggccggcaccggcgccggcgccggagccggaccCGATGCGGAGGCGCGACGATGTCACCGCTGCCGATGTCGCTCCTCCTCAGTCAGCGCCGATGCCGACGGGATGA
- the LOC127781123 gene encoding two-component response regulator ORR33, translating to MDQARISFFPDGLRVMIIDDDAKAVRRATATLSQLQYAVVATHSTASAGLRALSGDNVVEIQAILCDVHKVVSSGFDFRRVVESELRIPVIYLLSKMEEEDMVAGEDAEFLNHLLLTATYIVRKPLNPTVMARLWRVVAWRMYCLEERIQANVAANAGAGGEDDDDDDDVVIVEEPQVHFKAVRRTSGGSRKRQLTINVVDDGNRGSGSGGGGGGGADANPTRILQHITSNLQEFRTKHQKKDMAIERPLISSDSIFLKAILPTLKISPCNPLTLTGGIGSSSVAAEAFAGGSSSAAPLQIPVFQQQSTGNGNTVISFSNNASPMAMRVPTDNTMISFNNVSTAPVANAVISFSNISRSAAMQAPAARGQHLSGDVQQLDFPQQKLYFGPFSYQGPPPPSMHNHINLLPPTSFPVTCSMDKGKAPIIELPYGMPVDDFLIGQTAYGGAGPSIGATDAAAAAYPYTDALSNNVATGCLMAPPMGPAFSITEPTVVAQGEGTDTGVDAGTSEKNAIVEAPNNPALLMVLDQVAADAAMDVEEDIMFSLESLLGPDYDLLPMEDVSAPDTAAAGDAAGGSLDGEEGDMNIGWDLDLDDILVENVNDFAFLDNLAGSE from the exons ATGGATCAAGCGAGGATTTCGTTCTTCCCGGATGGTCTCCGTGTGATGATCATCGACGACGACGCAAAGGCCGTCAGAAGGGCAACGGCGACGTTGTCCCAACTGCAGTACGCAG TGGTGGCGACGCACTCCACCGCAAGCGCTGGTCTGCGTGCCCTCTCCGGCGACAACGTGGTAGAAATCCAAGCCATCCTCTGCGATGTCCACAAGGTGGTCTCCTCCGGCTTCGACTTCCGCCGCGTCGTCGAGTCCGAGCTTCGCATCCCCGTCATCTACC TTCTgtcgaagatggaggaggaggacatggtcgccggcgaggacgcggaGTTCCTGAACCACCTCCTGCTGACGGCGACCTACATCGTCAGGAAGCCGCTCAACCCCACCGTGATGGCCCGGCTGTGGAGGGTGGTGGCATGGCGCATGTACTGCCTGGAAGAAAGGATTCAGGCCAATGTCGCTGCCAATGCTGGCGCCGGtggcgaagacgacgacgacgacgacgacgtagtTATCGTCGAGGAGCCCCAAGTGCACTTCAAGGCGGTGAGAAGAACGTCCGGTGGCAGCAGGAAGAGGCAGCTGACAATCaacgtcgtcgacgacggcaaccgcggcagcggcagcggcggcggcggcggcggcggcgcag ATGCCAACCCAACCAGGATACTACAGCACATCACTAGCAACTTACAG GAATTCCGCACGAAGCACCAGAAGAAGGACATGGCCATCGAGCGTCCCCTCATCTCGTCGGACTCCATATTCCTCAAAGCCATCCTCCCGACGCTCAAAATCTCACCATGCAACCCCCTGACCCTCACTGGCGGCATCGGTTCAAGCAGTGTCGCCGCGGAGGCCTTCGCTGGCGGCAGCTCTTCAGCTGCACCACTTCAAATTCCAGTTTTCCAGCAGCAATCCACCGGCAATGGCAACACGGTGATTAGCTTCAGCAACAATGCTTCGCCGATGGCCATGCGTGTGCCAACCGACAATACTATGATATCGTTCAACAATGTCTCTACTGCGCCGGTCGCCAATGCGGTGATCTCCTTCAGCAACATTTCTAGGTCTGCTGCCATGCAGGCACCAGCGGCAAGGGGGCAACATCTGTCCGGTGATGTCCAGCAGCTGGATTTTCCCCAGCAGAAGCTGTACTTTGGGCCCTTCTCCTACCAAGGGCCTCCGCCACCTTCCATGCACAACCACATCAACCTACTCCCGCCGACGTCCTTCCCTGTGACCTGCTCCATGGACAAAGGCAAGGCTCCTATTATCGAGCTCCCATATGGGATGCCCGTGGATGACTTCCTCATCGGTCAAACCGCATATGGCGGTGCCGGACCATCCATCGGAGCCACTGACGCTGCTGCCGCTGCGTACCCTTACACAGATGCACTGAGCAATAACGTTGCAACTGGCTGTCTCATGGCGCCACCAATGGGGCCAGCATTCAGTATCACTGAGCCAACTGTGGTGGCCCAAGGTGAGGGCACCGACACCGGTGTCGACGCCGGCACATCAGAGAAGAACGCGATAGTAGAAGCACCAAACAACCCCGCGCTATTAATGGTACTGGATCAggttgctgctgatgctgcaaTGGATGTTGAAGAAGACATCATGTTCTCTCTGGAATCTCTTCTGGGGCCGGACTATGACCTGCTACCTATGGAAGACGTCAGTGCTCCCGACACCGCTGCAGCCGGTGATGCAGCTGGTGGCTCACTGGACGGAGAGGAAGGCGACATGAACATTGGTTGGGATCTCGACCTGGATGACATCCTGGTGGAGAACGTTAATGACTTCGCGTTCCTGGACAACCTTGCCGGGAGCGAGTAG
- the LOC127783108 gene encoding LOW QUALITY PROTEIN: two-component response regulator ORR31-like (The sequence of the model RefSeq protein was modified relative to this genomic sequence to represent the inferred CDS: inserted 1 base in 1 codon; deleted 2 bases in 2 codons), producing MILFFPDGLHVMIIDDDAKAVRRATAMLSELHYAVVATHTTASAGLCTLSSDNMTDVQTVLCDIKKVVSSGFDFRRVVETEHHIPVIYLLSTTEPEQMVAGEDTEFLNHLLLKATYIVKKPLDQAAMAQLWRVVAWRRCCLEERIPGDSMDDIAAHAGAVGKDGNDNDVIIIEEPQVHFKVVRSRGSRKRQLTINVDSGSSDGADANPRQKLEHKKDAKGPLGQHVASHLQEYCTKQQKDLDERRLLSSDSLFLKDILPTLNVSLCNPLILTGGAGPASCIPTTTIAGGSTAAPFPVSVFQQQQQQPAGTAVISFSNTTVQAPTGNVVISFSNAASPAATGNAVISFDNVAASAAMQAPVMGQRLSGGVQPDAPQQRLYMGPFSYQGPPPPPSTMHNHINIVPAAFTPQDGMTMNKDKAPMIELPFGLPVDDFLIGQTMXAAMYAYTSALNNNAAVGSLMVPPIESTFTIIDPIVGTKGEGSVPVVVVSEDQNNAVAAIEATAPNNAELFMIPEQVAVDAPVDVEKGIMFSLESLLGLDEDMIPMEDVGGEATDGSLNIKEGGMEIGWDLDLDDILMNNTNEFAFLDDLAWIE from the exons ATGATCTTGTTCTTCCCCGATGGCCTTCATGTGATGATTATCGACGACGACGCAAAGGCCGTCAGAAGGGCAACGGCGATGTTGTCCGAACTCCACTACGCTG TGGTGGCAACACACACCACCGCAAGCGCTGGCCTGTGCACCCTCTCCAGCGACAACATGACAGACGTCCAAACTGTCCTCTGCGATATCAAAAAGGTGGTCTCCTCCGGCTTCGACTTTCGCCGTGTCGTCGAGACCGAACACCACATCCCCGTCATCTACc TATTGTCGACGACGGAACCAGAGCAGATGGTTGCCGGTGAGGACACGGAGTTCCTGAACCACCTCTTGCTGAAGGCGACCTACATCGTCAAGAAGCCACTCGACCAGGCCGCAATGGCCCAATTGTGGAGAGTGGTTGCATGGCGTAGGTGCTGCCTAGAAGAAAGGATTCCTGGTGACTCCATGGACGACATAGCTGCCCATGCCGGTGCTGTTGGCAAAGACGGCAATGACAACGATGTCATCATCATTGAGGAGCCGCAAGTGCACTTCAAGGTGGTGAGGTCCCGTGGCAGCCGGAAGAGGCAGCTGACCATCAATGTTGACAgtggcagcagcgacggcgcaG ATGCCAACCCAAGACAGAAGCTAGAGCACAAGAAAGACGCGAAAGGGCCGCTGGGGCAGCATGTTGCTAGCCACTTGCAG GAATACTGCACGAAGCAACAGAAGGACCTTGATgagcgccgcctcctctcaTCGGACTCCCTGTTCCTCAAAGACATCCTTCCGACGCTCAATGTCTCGCTGTGCAACCCTCTGATCCTCACCGGTGGCGCCGGGCCA GCTAGCTGCATCCCCACGACCACCATCGCTGGCGGCAGTACTGCAGCACCATTTCCAGTTTCGGTTttccagcagcaacagcaacaaccTGCTGGCACTGCTGTGATCTCCTTCAGCAACACGACCGTGCAGGCACCCACCGGCAATGTGGTTATCTCCTTCAGCAACGCTgcttcgccggcggccaccggcaACGCTGTTATATCCTTCGACAACGTTGCTGCGTCGGCAGCCATGCAGGCTCCAGTGATGGGACAGCGGCTGTCCGGTGGTGTCCAGCCGGATGCTCCCCAGCAGAGGCTGTATATGGGGCCCTTCTCCTACCAAggccctccaccaccacctagC ACTATGCATAACCACATCAACATAGTCCCGGCGGCCTTCACGCCTCAGGACGGGATGACAATGAATAAAGACAAGGCTCCTATGATCGAGCTTCCATTTGGGCTACCCGTGGATGACTTCCTCATTGGACAAACGA ACGCCGCCATGTACGCCTACACAAGCGCACTGAACAACAATGCAGCTGTTGGTTCTCTCATGGTGCCACCAATTGAGTCAACATTCACCATCATCGATCCAATCGTTGGGACCAAGGGTGAGGGATCTGTCCCTGTTGTCGTCGTGTCAGAGGATCAGAATAATGCGGTGGCAGCAATTGAAGCAACAGCACCTAACAACGCAGAACTATTCATGATACCTGAACAGGTTGCTGTTGATGCTCCGGTTGATGTTGAAAAAGGCATCATGTTCTCTCTGGAATCGCTCTTGGGGTTGGACGAGGACATGATACCTATGGAAGACGTTGGCGGTGAGGCAACTGACGGCTCACTGAACATAAAGGAAGGTGGCATGGAGATCGGCTGGGACCTGGACCTGGACGACATCCTTATGAACAACACCAATGAATTTGCCTTCCTGGATGACCTGGCCTGGATCGAGTAG